In Arcobacter ellisii, a genomic segment contains:
- a CDS encoding glycosyltransferase family 2 protein produces the protein MNFKISICIITYNRGNRALENVKNILENIRHNWCVLVLDNGSTIGTEDYKEIELLSKTNDQLFYIKHETNLQVHGNFKSCFYYAKSQYIMILSDEDFVNFDGLESILIDLNNYKNVGVCRPSIAPHKDLKNPGNSVIYPNNYFLAGGSALNGFSFIGNYISGVIYNLDLIKKSNLLTILGENIVSHKAYPHVYFDLLVSAKFDAITTSKVSVLERHAEQTLIENGSSKVASAHIGLYGYGERVNQFLSFRDAIQQAVEFTNLKTDGEKISLFISLFFRLTLKYFFLIFEANINNYTRNNMEPKLLMESFFYLVCSSVIGHPYIGSNQEFVSDQLIKIYQSHKDMIN, from the coding sequence ATGAATTTTAAAATTTCAATATGTATAATCACATACAATAGAGGTAACAGAGCGCTAGAAAATGTTAAAAATATTTTAGAAAACATTAGACATAATTGGTGCGTATTAGTTTTAGATAATGGCTCAACTATTGGAACAGAAGATTATAAGGAAATTGAACTTTTATCAAAAACTAATGATCAATTATTCTATATAAAACACGAAACTAATCTTCAAGTTCATGGTAATTTTAAATCTTGTTTTTATTACGCAAAATCACAATATATTATGATTTTAAGTGATGAGGATTTTGTTAATTTTGATGGATTAGAATCTATATTAATTGATTTAAATAATTATAAAAATGTTGGTGTATGTAGACCATCAATTGCACCTCATAAAGATTTAAAAAATCCAGGTAATAGTGTAATTTATCCAAATAATTATTTTTTAGCTGGAGGTTCTGCCTTAAATGGTTTTTCATTTATCGGAAATTATATCTCAGGTGTAATTTACAATTTAGATCTTATTAAAAAAAGTAATTTATTAACTATTTTAGGTGAAAATATTGTTTCACATAAAGCATATCCTCATGTTTATTTTGATTTATTAGTATCTGCAAAATTTGATGCTATAACAACTTCAAAAGTATCCGTTTTAGAGCGTCATGCAGAACAAACATTAATTGAAAATGGAAGTTCAAAAGTTGCATCTGCACATATTGGGTTATATGGTTACGGAGAAAGAGTAAATCAATTCTTATCTTTTAGAGATGCTATTCAACAAGCTGTTGAATTTACAAACTTAAAAACTGATGGAGAAAAAATAAGCTTATTCATAAGTTTATTTTTTAGATTAACTCTTAAATACTTTTTTTTAATTTTTGAAGCAAATATAAATAATTATACACGAAATAATATGGAACCCAAATTATTAATGGAATCTTTTTTTTATTTAGTTTGTTCTTCTGTAATAGGACACCCATATATTGGTTCAAATCAAGAATTTGTTTCTGATCAATTAATCAAAATTTATCAAAGCCATAAAGATATGATTAATTGA
- a CDS encoding cytidylyltransferase domain-containing protein has translation MNKTFLAIIPARGGSKRLPRKNILDLCGKPLISYSIEAGLKSKYISKVVVTSDDNEILTISKEYGAVTINRPEYLANDTATTFDALEHTINSLEKYDYIVLLQPTSPLRNEKHIDEAIALLNEKDANAVISVCETEHSPLWCNTLDEELNMSNFLSKEILNKRSQDLPKYYRINGAIYICKTEELLKNKGFFLKDKVFAYIMDKKDSVDIDEEIDFIITEKLMYMDEIN, from the coding sequence ATGAATAAAACTTTTTTAGCAATAATTCCTGCTCGTGGTGGAAGTAAAAGATTGCCTCGAAAAAATATTTTAGATTTATGTGGCAAACCACTTATTTCCTATAGTATTGAAGCAGGACTAAAAAGTAAATATATATCTAAAGTAGTAGTTACAAGTGATGATAATGAGATTTTAACTATATCGAAAGAATATGGTGCTGTAACTATTAATAGACCTGAATATTTAGCAAATGATACGGCAACAACTTTTGATGCCCTTGAACATACTATAAATAGTTTAGAAAAATATGACTATATTGTTCTTCTTCAACCAACAAGTCCATTGAGAAATGAAAAGCATATTGATGAAGCAATAGCGTTATTAAATGAAAAAGATGCCAATGCTGTTATAAGTGTTTGTGAAACTGAACACTCACCATTATGGTGTAATACATTGGATGAAGAGTTAAATATGTCAAATTTTTTATCAAAAGAAATTTTAAACAAAAGAAGTCAAGATTTACCCAAATATTATAGAATTAATGGCGCTATTTATATATGTAAAACAGAGGAATTATTGAAAAATAAAGGTTTCTTTTTAAAAGATAAAGTTTTTGCATATATTATGGATAAAAAAGATTCAGTTGATATTGATGAAGAAATAGATTTTATTATAACTGAAAAACTAATGTATATGGATGAGATCAATTAA
- the neuC gene encoding UDP-N-acetylglucosamine 2-epimerase — MKKILAFSSIRSDYDLMSPLYRLLHEDKDIDFKIIVSGTHLSHSFGYSVEQIRKDGFDIILEIETLLSSDTGLSRVKSASFLLQNSLETIAKFNPDLMIFAGDREDVLMYAMIGGYLNIPTIHVFAGDHVEDGYIDNPIRHATSKLSSVHFVTLEEHKKRLIRMGEDKKRVFVTGNISLDKFVQFQPLTKSELKNHFNLQDIFEEFALMIFHPVTEEMPNVDTYFENILKNLEQRNINTFVSYPNVDPGNQKLLKVIDKYKENKNFIFYKNLDRDIFMSIYKHSKFIIGNSSSGICEAASLKIPAINVGLRQTGRYADKNVIFCDTSYQDISDGIDRALSREFSKNLKDLKNSYGDGNSAKKAYEIIKLTDFKSMIAKVEDPLKVELI, encoded by the coding sequence ATGAAAAAGATATTAGCTTTTAGTTCCATTCGGTCTGATTACGATTTAATGTCACCTCTTTATAGATTACTTCATGAAGATAAGGATATAGATTTTAAAATCATAGTTAGTGGAACTCATTTATCTCATAGCTTTGGTTATAGTGTGGAGCAAATTAGAAAAGATGGTTTTGATATTATACTTGAAATAGAAACTCTTTTAAGCTCAGATACTGGATTATCGAGAGTAAAGAGTGCTAGTTTTTTACTTCAAAATAGTTTAGAAACTATTGCAAAGTTTAATCCAGATTTGATGATATTTGCAGGTGATAGAGAAGATGTACTTATGTATGCGATGATTGGAGGATATTTAAATATTCCAACTATTCATGTATTTGCAGGGGATCATGTGGAAGATGGATATATTGATAATCCTATTCGACATGCAACTTCAAAGCTCTCATCAGTTCATTTTGTAACACTAGAAGAACATAAAAAAAGATTAATTCGGATGGGAGAAGATAAAAAAAGAGTTTTTGTGACGGGAAATATTTCTTTGGATAAATTTGTTCAGTTTCAACCATTAACAAAAAGTGAACTTAAAAATCATTTTAACTTACAAGATATATTTGAAGAGTTTGCTTTGATGATTTTTCACCCTGTTACAGAAGAGATGCCTAATGTTGATACATATTTTGAGAATATTTTGAAAAATTTAGAACAACGAAATATTAATACTTTTGTAAGTTATCCAAATGTAGATCCTGGAAATCAAAAGCTTTTAAAAGTAATAGATAAGTATAAAGAAAATAAAAATTTTATTTTTTATAAAAATCTTGATAGAGATATCTTTATGTCAATTTACAAACATTCAAAATTTATTATTGGTAACTCATCATCTGGAATATGTGAAGCTGCAAGTTTAAAAATACCCGCTATAAATGTTGGGCTTAGACAAACAGGAAGATATGCAGATAAAAATGTAATCTTTTGTGATACAAGTTATCAAGATATAAGTGATGGTATAGATAGAGCTTTATCAAGAGAGTTTTCGAAGAATTTGAAAGATTTAAAAAATTCTTATGGAGATGGAAATAGTGCAAAAAAAGCTTATGAGATAATAAAATTAACTGATTTTAAATCTATGATTGCAAAAGTTGAAGACCCATTAAAGGTAGAATTAATATGA
- a CDS encoding nucleotidyltransferase family protein yields the protein MNINTLLITENTKIKEALKVIDKGAIRIALVVDENNKLLGTLSDGDIRRGLLKNYTLDDSIKDLYFKNPTVASNSESKEKIIQKAIKNQVYQIPIVDENNCLVDIVNLATLLNVSKKRNRVILMAGGLGTRLRPLTEDLPKPMLKVGNKPILETIIKNFASHGFVNITISLNYKAEIIREYFKDGSDFGVNIDYVEENTRLGTAGALSLLKEQPNEPFFVMNADLLTDVNFSNLLDFHCFGNANATMCVREYEYQVPYGVIEIENSSIVSIVEKPIKKFFVNAGIYVLSPNIFEFIPKNEFFDMPTLFNILIEKQKKVLSFPIHEYWLDIGRMSDFEQAQSEYFRIFNE from the coding sequence ATGAATATAAATACATTATTGATTACTGAAAATACAAAAATAAAAGAAGCTTTAAAAGTAATTGATAAAGGAGCTATTAGAATAGCTTTAGTTGTAGATGAAAATAATAAACTTTTAGGGACATTAAGTGATGGAGATATTAGAAGAGGGCTTTTAAAAAATTACACATTAGATGATTCTATAAAAGATTTATATTTTAAAAATCCTACAGTTGCATCAAATAGTGAGTCGAAAGAAAAGATAATTCAAAAAGCTATAAAAAATCAAGTCTATCAAATCCCAATAGTTGATGAGAATAATTGTTTAGTAGATATTGTAAATTTAGCAACTTTATTAAATGTGAGTAAAAAGAGAAATAGGGTGATTTTGATGGCAGGAGGACTTGGAACAAGACTTAGACCTCTTACAGAAGATCTACCAAAACCTATGTTAAAAGTTGGGAATAAACCAATTTTGGAAACTATCATCAAAAACTTTGCCTCTCATGGTTTTGTAAATATTACAATAAGTTTAAACTATAAAGCAGAAATCATAAGAGAATATTTTAAAGATGGTAGTGATTTTGGAGTTAATATTGATTATGTAGAAGAAAATACAAGACTTGGAACAGCAGGAGCATTAAGTCTTTTAAAAGAGCAACCAAATGAGCCATTTTTTGTGATGAATGCTGATTTATTGACAGATGTAAATTTTTCAAATTTATTAGATTTTCATTGTTTTGGAAATGCAAATGCAACTATGTGTGTTAGAGAGTATGAATATCAAGTTCCTTATGGAGTTATTGAAATAGAAAATAGTAGCATAGTTTCAATCGTTGAAAAACCTATTAAAAAGTTTTTTGTAAATGCAGGAATTTATGTTTTATCTCCAAATATTTTTGAATTTATTCCAAAAAATGAGTTTTTTGATATGCCAACACTATTTAATATTTTAATAGAAAAACAGAAAAAAGTTTTATCGTTTCCTATTCATGAGTATTGGCTTGACATTGGAAGAATGAGTGATTTTGAACAGGCTCAAAGTGAATATTTTAGGATATTTAATGAATAA
- a CDS encoding PIG-L deacetylase family protein gives MKNKVLIVAVHPDDETLGCGGTLLKHKANGDEIHWLICTTIDKSNNYYEIREKEIEEVSNLYNFDSVNNLRLKTMQVDEYTMSELVGRISKVINEVQPNIIYLPFKGDVHSDHRKIFEASYSCTKSFRYSFIKKIYMIETLSETEFAPSTKEDSFIPNVFVDIGEYFDKKIEIMKIFQSEIAEHPFPRSERNIKALATFRGAISGCEYAESFMLLKEIL, from the coding sequence ATGAAAAATAAAGTCTTAATAGTTGCAGTTCATCCAGATGATGAAACTTTAGGATGTGGCGGAACTTTATTAAAGCATAAAGCAAATGGTGATGAAATTCATTGGCTTATTTGCACAACTATTGATAAATCAAATAATTATTATGAAATAAGAGAAAAAGAGATAGAAGAAGTATCAAACCTATATAATTTTGATAGTGTAAATAATTTAAGATTAAAAACTATGCAAGTAGATGAATATACTATGAGTGAGCTTGTAGGAAGAATATCAAAAGTGATAAATGAGGTTCAACCAAATATTATCTATCTTCCTTTTAAAGGAGATGTACATAGTGACCATAGAAAAATATTTGAAGCAAGTTATAGTTGTACAAAATCATTTCGATACTCATTTATAAAAAAAATATATATGATAGAAACACTAAGCGAAACAGAGTTTGCTCCAAGTACTAAAGAAGATAGTTTTATTCCAAATGTATTTGTAGATATTGGTGAATATTTTGATAAAAAAATAGAGATTATGAAAATTTTTCAAAGTGAAATAGCAGAGCATCCATTTCCCCGAAGTGAAAGAAATATAAAAGCACTAGCAACTTTTAGAGGAGCTATAAGTGGATGTGAATATGCTGAAAGTTTCATGTTATTAAAGGAAATTTTATGA
- the neuB gene encoding N-acetylneuraminate synthase, protein MKNKFEKVFIIAEAGVNHNGSIELAKKLIDVASESGADAVKFQTFKAEKLVSKNAQKADYQKQTTDIKESQFDMIKKLELDMDTHKELMAYCKTKNIMFLSTPFDHDSIELLNDLGLEIFKIPSGEITNLPYLRHIGKLNKKVILSTGMADIGEIEDALDILINAGTKKENITVLHANTMYPTPMEDVNLKAMVTIGNTFDIAFGYSDHTLGIEVDIAAVALGACCIEKHFTLDCTMEGPDHKASLEPDELKAMVKAIRNIELALGSSIKKPSKSEMPNMQIARKSIVAKMDIKKGDAFNENNLTIKRPGNGINPMRWDEIVGSVATKDYKEDELI, encoded by the coding sequence GTGAAAAATAAATTTGAAAAAGTATTTATAATAGCAGAAGCGGGCGTAAATCATAATGGTTCAATTGAGCTTGCTAAAAAATTGATTGACGTAGCAAGTGAGAGTGGAGCTGATGCCGTTAAATTTCAAACATTTAAGGCTGAAAAATTAGTTTCAAAAAATGCACAAAAAGCAGATTATCAAAAACAAACTACAGATATAAAAGAATCTCAATTTGATATGATAAAAAAACTCGAACTTGATATGGATACCCATAAAGAACTTATGGCTTATTGTAAAACAAAAAATATTATGTTTTTATCAACTCCTTTTGACCATGATAGTATAGAACTTTTAAATGATTTAGGACTTGAAATATTTAAGATACCAAGTGGGGAAATCACAAATTTACCATATCTTAGGCATATTGGAAAACTAAATAAAAAAGTGATTTTATCAACTGGAATGGCTGATATTGGCGAAATTGAAGATGCTTTGGATATTTTGATAAATGCTGGAACAAAAAAAGAAAATATCACAGTTTTACACGCAAATACTATGTACCCAACTCCTATGGAAGATGTAAACTTAAAAGCAATGGTGACTATTGGGAATACTTTTGACATAGCTTTTGGATATAGTGACCACACTTTAGGAATAGAAGTTGATATTGCAGCAGTTGCCTTGGGTGCTTGTTGTATTGAAAAACATTTTACACTTGATTGTACGATGGAAGGACCAGATCATAAGGCAAGTTTAGAACCAGATGAACTAAAAGCTATGGTAAAAGCTATACGAAATATAGAATTAGCTCTAGGAAGTAGTATCAAAAAACCTTCAAAAAGTGAAATGCCAAATATGCAAATAGCTAGAAAATCTATAGTTGCTAAAATGGATATAAAAAAAGGGGATGCTTTTAATGAAAATAATCTTACAATAAAAAGACCAGGAAATGGAATAAACCCTATGCGATGGGATGAAATAGTTGGAAGTGTTGCTACAAAAGATTATAAAGAGGATGAATTAATATGA
- a CDS encoding GNAT family N-acetyltransferase, with translation MSKSLVFNKIPLEEIEIGMSVSYSQTITDSDIKSFAGLSGDRNPVHLDENYAKNSRFKNRIAHGMMTASYFSALFGTKIPGEGCVYTHQSLNFKRPVYINDTVEAIVTVTEVDIEKRKVRFKTVCKVDNKIVTDGEAELYVPIEFKKIMINDKNELLKYKTQILELFEHSFGTQMDEKLWNWAYIDNPNGNPIISLYFDDERLVGHYAVIPIKFIHNQQNLNAVLSMTTMVDSTYRKYGVFIEQANEVYHKASELGYKFVCGFPNKKSAPGFKKRLDWILEEDLYVANFSYDELQQIEKKSYLNAISFNTEDKENLKWRLGKPNQNYFKKSNHILKEFEGNFDIVFSGIDFTNLERDKKYNLLLDHSLVEYLDKKEFDYIFGYRLFDASLDGIEFKKDLIMSDVF, from the coding sequence ATGAGTAAATCTTTAGTTTTTAATAAAATACCACTTGAAGAAATCGAAATTGGAATGAGTGTAAGCTATTCTCAAACTATTACAGATTCAGATATAAAATCTTTTGCAGGATTATCAGGAGATAGAAACCCTGTACATTTAGATGAAAATTATGCAAAGAATTCAAGATTTAAAAATAGAATTGCTCATGGTATGATGACTGCTTCTTATTTTTCAGCTTTATTTGGTACTAAAATACCTGGTGAAGGGTGTGTTTATACACATCAATCATTAAATTTTAAAAGACCTGTTTACATTAACGATACAGTAGAAGCTATAGTTACAGTAACAGAAGTCGATATTGAAAAAAGAAAAGTGAGGTTTAAAACTGTATGTAAAGTTGATAACAAAATAGTAACAGATGGAGAAGCAGAACTTTATGTTCCTATTGAATTTAAGAAAATCATGATTAACGATAAAAATGAGTTGCTAAAGTATAAAACTCAAATTTTAGAGTTATTTGAGCATAGTTTTGGTACTCAAATGGATGAAAAACTTTGGAATTGGGCATATATCGATAATCCTAATGGAAATCCAATAATTTCACTTTATTTTGATGATGAAAGATTAGTTGGGCACTATGCTGTAATTCCCATAAAGTTTATACACAACCAACAAAATTTAAATGCTGTTCTTTCAATGACAACTATGGTTGATTCTACTTATAGAAAATATGGTGTTTTTATTGAACAAGCAAATGAAGTTTATCATAAAGCAAGTGAATTAGGTTATAAATTTGTATGTGGTTTTCCAAATAAAAAATCAGCTCCAGGATTTAAAAAACGATTAGATTGGATACTTGAAGAAGATTTGTATGTAGCTAACTTTTCTTATGATGAACTGCAACAAATAGAAAAAAAGAGTTATCTAAATGCAATATCTTTTAATACAGAGGATAAAGAAAATTTAAAATGGAGACTCGGTAAACCAAATCAAAATTACTTTAAGAAGAGTAACCATATTCTTAAAGAGTTTGAAGGGAATTTTGACATAGTTTTTAGTGGAATTGATTTTACAAATCTAGAAAGAGATAAAAAATATAACTTATTGTTAGACCATAGTTTAGTTGAATATTTAGATAAAAAAGAGTTTGATTATATATTTGGTTATAGGTTGTTTGATGCTTCTTTAGATGGTATTGAGTTTAAAAAAGATTTGATTATGTCGGATGTATTTTAA
- the rfbG gene encoding CDP-glucose 4,6-dehydratase produces the protein MDNLFSGIYKNKTVLLTGHTGFKGSWLSYWLIQMGAKVVGYSLEAPTYPNHIELLNLDMISITGDIRDLEKLKQTFKIYKPDIVFHLAAQALVRMSYENPIETYETNIIGTLKVFEACKIANVKAVVNITSDKAYENKEWIWGYRENDPLGGYDPYSSSKGCADLLANSYRNTFFNLKEYKKSHNTLLATCRAGNVIGGGDWAKDRLISDIMLSVSKGKKVSIRNPKATRPWQHVLEPLSGYLQIGQKLLEEKVEFAEAWNFGPADEGSITVEEVVKNVKKHWNKIDYEIDSDPNQLHEANLLKLDCSKAHILLKWKDVWDSETTFEKTVKWYKSYYEEDKNILTKQDLESYIKDAKIRNIVWTK, from the coding sequence ATGGATAATCTTTTTTCTGGTATTTATAAAAATAAAACAGTCCTTCTAACTGGACATACTGGTTTTAAAGGTTCATGGCTTAGTTATTGGTTAATACAAATGGGAGCAAAAGTAGTTGGATATTCGCTTGAAGCTCCAACTTATCCAAATCATATAGAACTTTTAAATCTTGATATGATTTCTATTACTGGGGATATAAGAGATTTAGAAAAGTTAAAGCAAACATTTAAAATTTATAAACCAGATATAGTGTTTCATTTAGCTGCACAAGCACTGGTGAGAATGTCTTATGAAAATCCTATTGAGACATATGAAACAAATATAATAGGAACTTTAAAAGTATTTGAAGCTTGTAAAATTGCTAATGTAAAGGCAGTAGTAAATATTACAAGCGATAAAGCTTATGAAAATAAAGAATGGATTTGGGGTTATAGGGAAAACGATCCATTGGGTGGGTATGATCCTTACAGTTCTTCAAAAGGTTGTGCGGATTTGCTTGCAAATTCTTATAGAAATACATTTTTTAATTTAAAAGAATATAAAAAATCACATAATACACTACTTGCAACCTGTAGAGCTGGAAATGTAATTGGTGGAGGTGATTGGGCAAAAGATAGGCTTATATCTGATATTATGCTTTCAGTTTCTAAAGGTAAAAAAGTAAGTATTAGAAATCCAAAAGCGACAAGACCTTGGCAACATGTACTTGAACCATTAAGTGGTTATTTACAAATTGGACAAAAACTTCTTGAAGAAAAAGTTGAATTTGCAGAAGCTTGGAATTTTGGTCCAGCAGATGAGGGTAGTATTACAGTAGAAGAAGTGGTAAAAAATGTCAAAAAACATTGGAATAAAATAGATTATGAGATTGATAGTGACCCAAATCAATTACATGAAGCAAATCTTCTTAAACTTGATTGTTCAAAAGCACATATTCTTTTAAAATGGAAAGATGTTTGGGATAGTGAAACTACATTTGAAAAAACTGTAAAATGGTATAAATCTTATTATGAAGAAGATAAAAATATTTTAACTAAACAAGATTTAGAAAGTTATATTAAAGATGCAAAAATTAGAAATATAGTATGGACAAAATGA
- the rfbF gene encoding glucose-1-phosphate cytidylyltransferase has product MKVLILAGGLGTRLSEETELRPKPMVEIGGKPIIWHIMKIYSKYNFNEFVILLGYKGYYIKEYFMNYFLHQSNITLDIQTGKMEILDSSSEPWKITLLDTGINTMTGARIKKAEKFIGNESFMLTYGDGVGDINIEELVKFHKSHAKTITMTSAQPESRFGALNIGKENNVTSFQEKPRGEGGWVNAGFFVCEPKIFNYLTEDDNLIFEQEPLQDLAKDGELFTYKHHGFWKPMDTLRDKHSLQNMWEQNNAPWKVW; this is encoded by the coding sequence ATGAAGGTGCTTATTTTAGCAGGAGGATTAGGAACGAGATTATCTGAGGAAACAGAATTAAGACCAAAACCAATGGTTGAAATCGGGGGTAAGCCTATTATTTGGCATATTATGAAAATTTATTCGAAATATAATTTCAATGAATTTGTTATATTACTTGGGTATAAAGGTTATTATATAAAAGAATATTTTATGAATTATTTTCTTCATCAAAGCAATATAACTCTTGATATTCAAACAGGAAAAATGGAAATTTTGGATAGTTCAAGTGAACCATGGAAAATTACACTTCTTGATACTGGAATTAATACTATGACTGGTGCTAGAATAAAAAAAGCTGAAAAGTTTATTGGAAATGAATCTTTTATGTTAACTTATGGTGATGGCGTAGGTGATATAAATATTGAAGAGTTAGTAAAATTTCATAAATCACATGCTAAAACTATTACTATGACTTCTGCTCAACCTGAATCAAGATTTGGAGCGTTAAATATTGGTAAAGAAAACAATGTAACAAGTTTTCAAGAAAAACCAAGAGGAGAAGGAGGTTGGGTGAATGCTGGATTTTTTGTATGCGAACCGAAAATCTTTAATTATCTAACAGAAGATGATAATTTAATATTTGAGCAAGAACCACTGCAGGATTTAGCAAAAGATGGTGAACTTTTTACATATAAGCATCATGGTTTTTGGAAACCTATGGATACTTTAAGAGATAAACATTCGCTTCAAAATATGTGGGAACAAAATAATGCTCCTTGGAAAGTATGGTAA